The following are encoded together in the Bradyrhizobium algeriense genome:
- a CDS encoding ABC transporter permease: MSSWLDYTINGLILGNVYALVAVGLALIFGVSRLINFAQGSIYLVGAYVGWVAVVALRTPLFITIVLVAAIAALVGLIIERFGLRPLQNSVRIAPLLATIGISFVLDQIVMLTFSPNPRALPSQLPDIRFQIGAGTIGPLDILIACIGVTSALLLFVFLRYTKLGWAVRATAQDRDAAMQMGVDVNRVNQTVFGIAAALGGLSGMLVGMYYNQIDTAMSLHATLKGVVAEVVGGAGNVPGAVVGSLLLGLVESYGVAVFGTSYRNLFAFLLLIVVLVFRPNGLFASAKQAPPEPLTGTFIAPSRPVRIPRWVLLAAFAAFALLPFLPVSSYVLQTLVNAWLFAMLALSLTLVAGTIGQVSLGHAALLAIGAYTSALLSLDFSVPVSMSIICGGLMSAALGTLLISPSFRLRGHYVSIATLAIGEIISLVILNWETVTHGPIGVSGIPPLSIFGFELVGVVSIYWFSFAVMVLLALLQVRLLGSHIGRSFRAIRDDDVAARAYGLSLNRYKALAFIFGGFAAGVSGGIAAHLYSYINHETFNTQQSILALTIVILGGLGNVAGAIVGSVALVGLPEVFRIAAEYRILIYGIVLLLLVRFRPQGLLGTI, from the coding sequence GTGTCTTCCTGGCTCGACTACACGATCAATGGACTGATCCTCGGTAACGTGTATGCGCTCGTGGCGGTCGGGCTCGCGCTGATCTTTGGCGTCAGCCGGCTGATCAATTTTGCGCAGGGCTCGATCTATCTTGTCGGCGCCTATGTCGGCTGGGTCGCGGTGGTGGCACTGCGGACACCGCTCTTCATCACCATTGTTCTGGTTGCGGCCATTGCGGCGCTGGTCGGGTTGATCATCGAGCGCTTTGGTTTGCGGCCTTTGCAGAATTCGGTACGCATTGCGCCACTACTGGCGACGATCGGCATCAGCTTTGTGCTCGATCAGATCGTCATGCTCACTTTTTCGCCCAATCCGCGGGCACTGCCGAGCCAGTTGCCCGATATCCGTTTTCAGATCGGTGCGGGAACGATTGGTCCACTCGACATCCTGATTGCCTGTATCGGCGTTACCAGTGCGCTGCTGCTGTTTGTCTTCCTGCGCTATACCAAGCTTGGCTGGGCCGTGCGGGCCACGGCACAGGACCGCGACGCCGCCATGCAGATGGGCGTCGACGTCAACCGGGTCAACCAGACGGTGTTCGGGATTGCCGCCGCGCTTGGCGGCCTTTCCGGCATGTTGGTTGGCATGTACTACAACCAGATCGATACTGCGATGAGCCTTCACGCAACGTTGAAGGGTGTTGTCGCGGAGGTGGTCGGCGGCGCGGGCAATGTGCCGGGTGCCGTGGTTGGCAGTCTCCTGTTGGGGCTGGTGGAAAGCTACGGCGTGGCGGTCTTCGGCACCAGCTACCGCAATCTGTTCGCATTCCTGTTGTTGATCGTGGTCCTTGTGTTCCGGCCGAACGGTTTGTTCGCCAGTGCCAAGCAGGCGCCGCCAGAGCCGCTCACCGGCACCTTCATCGCCCCCAGCCGCCCGGTGCGCATACCGCGTTGGGTATTGTTGGCCGCGTTCGCGGCCTTTGCACTGTTGCCGTTTCTGCCGGTTTCATCCTATGTGCTCCAGACCCTCGTCAATGCCTGGCTCTTTGCCATGCTGGCGCTCAGCCTGACGCTTGTCGCCGGCACCATAGGACAGGTCTCGCTGGGACATGCGGCGCTTCTTGCCATCGGCGCCTATACTTCCGCGTTGCTATCGCTGGATTTTTCCGTGCCCGTCAGCATGTCGATCATCTGCGGGGGGCTGATGAGCGCAGCGCTCGGGACACTTCTGATCTCGCCGTCGTTCCGTCTGCGCGGGCATTATGTCTCGATCGCGACACTGGCCATCGGTGAGATCATATCCCTCGTCATCCTGAACTGGGAAACCGTCACACACGGACCGATCGGGGTTTCGGGTATCCCGCCGCTGTCGATATTTGGTTTTGAACTTGTCGGCGTGGTATCGATCTACTGGTTCAGCTTCGCGGTCATGGTTCTGCTCGCGCTTCTGCAGGTGCGGTTGCTCGGTTCGCATATCGGCCGCAGTTTTCGCGCCATTCGCGATGACGATGTGGCGGCGCGTGCCTATGGCCTCAGCCTCAATCGCTATAAGGCATTGGCCTTCATTTTCGGTGGATTCGCTGCGGGCGTCAGCGGCGGCATCGCCGCCCATCTGTATTCCTACATCAATCACGAGACCTTCAACACGCAGCAGTCGATCCTGGCGCTGACCATCGTGATCCTGGGGGGATTGGGCAACGTCGCCGGCGCGATCGTTGGTTCGGTGGCGTTGGTTGGTCTGCCCGAGGTTTTCCGGATCGCGGCAGAGTACCGCATCCTGATCTATGGCATCGTCCTTTTGCTGCTGGTGCGGTTCCGGCCGCAAGGCCTGTTGGGAACCATCTGA